The region tgaaagaattaataatagttaaaatggccatagaacccaaagcaatctagagatgtactgcaatccctattaaaatacccatgatatttttcatagaagtaaaataaatcctaaaattcatatggaaatacaacaCGTCCCAAACTGCCAAAACAATctcgaggaaaaaaaaaaaagagagagagagagaacaaagttGGAAGTATTATGTACCCTATCTTCAGACTATATTACCAAGTTATAGTCATCAAAGCAGCAtggaactggcacaaaaacaagtACATAGATCAACGGAACTGAAtaggaagccccaaaataaatccatacacctTTGTTCAGTTAACCTATGAAGGAAGCAATTAACCTATGACAAAGAATATGCAATGGCAAAAtcatagtctcttcaacaagttgtgctggaaaaactggatagctacatgtctatctgttcagtcgctcagtcgtgtctgactctgcgaccccatgaatcacagcatgccaggcctccctgtccatcaccaactcccggagttcactcagactaacgtccatcgagtcagtgatgccattcagccatctcatcctctgtcgtccccttctcctcctgcccccaatccctcccacctcagagtctttttcaatgagtcagctcttcacatgaggtggccaaagtactggagtttcagctttagcatcatttcttccaaagaacacctagggctgatcttcagaatggactggttggacctccttgctgtccaggggactctcaagagtcttctccaacaccacagttcaaaaccatcaattcttcagtgctcagctttcttcacagtccaactctcacatccatacatgaccactgggaaaaccacagccttgactagacggacctttgttggcaaagtaatgtctctgctttttaatatgctatctaggttgatcataacttttcttccaaggagtaagcgtcttttaatttcatggctgcagtcaccatctgcagtgattttggagcccaaaaaataaagtctgacgctgtttccactgtttccccatctatttcccatgaagtgatgggaccagatgccatgatcttcgttttctgaatgttgagctttaagccaactttttcactctcctctttcactttcatcaagaggctttttagttcctcttcactttctgccataagggtggtgtcatctgcatatctgaggttattgatatttctcccggcaatcttcattccaacttgtgcttcttccagcccagcgtttctctacGTGTAAAACAATGgaattagaatattttctcataccatattcaaaaataaagcaaagagagattaaaaacctaaatgaaggacttaaaaccataaaactcctacaaGAAagtataggcagaacactctttgacatgaaTCATAGCAACATATTTTTTTATCAGTcccctaaggcaaaagaaataagagcaaaaagaagcaaatggcaCCTAAGTAAACTTAACAGGTTttacacaaaggaaaccatcaacaaaacaaaaagacaacctactgaacagggtaaaatatttgcaaatgatatgaccaacaaGGGGATTAtatctaaaataataaacaacCCATACAACTAaatatcaaaaagaacaaaacaatttaaaaatggtcagaagacctgaacagatatttttccaaagatggtgTATCGATGgctaacaggcatatgaaaagatgctcaacaccgctcatcaatgcaaatcaaaactgcaacgagatatcacctcacagagTAGGGTGCTAACAATGCAGGTGATGAAAAGTGGTCAGATGCAGGATACATTCCAAAGTAGAGCAGCAGAGTTTGATGATgggatagaaaaagagatcacaaGAATGACACcaagctgtcttttttttttttttggattgctTAAActaatagcatattcaaaagcagagacattactttgccgactaaggtccgtctagtcaaggctatggtttttccagtagtcatgtatggatgtgagagttagactgtgaaaaggctgagcaccaaagaattgatgcttttgaactgtggtgttggagaagactcttgagagtcccttggactgcagggagatccaaccagtccattctgaaggagatcaatgctgggatttctttggaaggaatgatgctaaagctaaagctccagtactttggccacctcatgcgaagagttgactcattggaaaagactttgatgctgagagggattgggggcagcaggagaaggggacgaccgagggtgagatggctgaatggcatcactgacttgatggacgcgtctgagtgaactccgggagttggtgatggacaggagacctggtgtgctgcgattcatggggtcgcaaagagtcggacatgactgagcgactgaactgaactgaactgaaactaatggATgaattgttgtttgtttgttattgagttgctaaatcctgtctgagtcttttgcaaccccatggactgtagctctccaggctcctctgttgatgggtttcccaggcaagaaaactggagtgggattAGGATTActcccttctccaaaagatctttccaacccagggatcgaacccatatctcctgcattgcaggcagattctttaccactgagccatctgggaagccaatgGATGAACAGTGATGCCATTTACTGAAACAGAGAACCCTGAGGAAAGAACAGTCTAGAGAAAAAAGCCAAGATTTCTATTTTTGTCATGTTATGTTTTCCTATTGGACATCCAAGTGAAGATGCCAAATACGAAATTAGACCAACAAGTCTGAATCTCAGAGTAGACATGAGAGCTGGAAATATAAATGTGAGAATCGACAATCAGGAAACTGGAAGACGAGTGATAACAAAAAACTGGGACGTAAGAGGATAAATGTTGACTTTACATTAAAATCCACCATGAATTTTGACTTAACAGACTACATTAAATACTGATATATTAAAATGTGTGGACTGTTTTTTTTCCATGTTAGGTATCTGAATTAATTTTCCCACTGTAAACAACTAATGCTCCTGGATAGAATAACTTCTAAAAGCATTTGTCCTCctcataagaaagaaaaagtctcAGATCAGCTACTGAATAAGGATGGAAAGATAGCAGAGCAATGCAACCAGCTTCTTTCCTGAGAGCATCTGCTGAATCTCCATAACCCAGAGACAACTGAGCCTAATTATCTGACACTAGCTGTGACTGTTTTGaaataaagaggaagaagaatgcaAGATTTTCATTACTTTGAGCCTTAACACCTACCCTAGACCAGGAGCCCAGGGAGTCTATATAACCTCTCACAATTTCCCTGGGTTAGGAGGGGCCAGGGTCACAGTTCTTAAAGTGTTTGACTGTTGTGTTTTCCACCTTTGCCTTGCAAAGGAATAAAGTCATCTCTTCCCTccagggcttccctaatagcttagttggtaaagaatctgcctgcagtgcaggaaaccccagttcgattcctgggtcaggaacatctgttggagaaggaataggctacccactccagccagaattcttgggcttcccttgtggctcagctggtaaagagtctgcccacaatgcaggagacctgggttcaatccatgggttggaaagatctactggagaagtgaaaggctacccactccagttcagaagagccactggagaagggaaaggttacagactccagtattctgtcctggagaattccttggactgtatatagtccctggggtcccaaagagttagacacaactaagcaactttcaccttcacttctcTTTCCTCCAAATCTCTGTCTCTATATGTTTGGTATGGGTGCACAAGGCACCAAGATTTTTGGCACCAAATTGAAGAAAAAACTCCCACTGAAGATCTACTACAGTATCAGGGCAGCATCAAGCCTGTGTTtgcctatttcagttcagttcagtcactcagttgtgtccgattctttgagaccccatgaactgcagcatgccaggcctccctgtccatcaccaactgctggagtctacccaaagccatgtccattgagccagtgatgccatgcaaccatctcatcctatttaAATAAATAGGTTAAATAGTAATCCCCTATTTAACCAACACAGTAAAtcctttacagataaggaaactggatTCAGAGGCTTAATTATGTACTTTGCTAAGGATCACTATTAAGGAGTAAGTCAGACTGGAATTCAGGAAGGTTGCACTCCATAAACACCTACCTGCTCTGGAAGCCGCTATGGGTTCTTGGTAACAGGACTGAGGGACAAGGGTAGGATTAGGACTATGTTTCCAACAGATCCCCTGAGTTACAATTACCTGGGactctttttaatattaaatgcTTCTTGGAACTGCCAGTATCTTTCCCAGTCCCTTAGCTCTCAGCAGTCTTTATTCCTCTATTTTGACACTCACCACCCTGGactgcttcaagaaaattagagataccaagggaacattttaggcaaagatgggctcgataaaagacagaaatggtagagacctaacagaagcagaagatattaagaagaggtggcaagaatacacagaactacacaaaagagtcttcacaacccagataatcacgacagtgtgatcactcacctagtgccagacatcctggaatgtgaagtcaagtgggctttaggaagcatcactacaaacaaagctagtggaggtgatggaattccagttgagctatttcacatcctaaaagatgatactgtgaaagtgctgcactcaatatgccagcaaatttggaaaactcagcagtggccacaggactgaaaaggtcaattttcattccaatcccaaagaaaggcaatgccaaagaatgctcaaactactgcacgactgcactcatctcacacactagtaaagaaatgctcaaaattctccaagccaggcttcagcaatacatgaaccgtgaacttccagatgttcaagctggttttagaaaaggcagaagaaccagagatcaaattgccaacatccgctgggtcaacgaaaaagcaagagttctagaaaaacatctatttctgctttattgactatgccaaaacctttgactgtgtggatcacaatgaactgtggaaaattcttcaagagatgagaataccagaccacctgacctgcctcttaagaaacctgtatgtatgcagtttaggaagcaacagttggaactggacatggagcaacagactggttccaaataggaaaaggagtatgtcaagactgtatattgtcaccctgcttattgaacttatatggagagtacatcatgagaaatgctgggctgacagaagcacaagctggaatcaagattgccaggagaaatatcaataacctcagatatgcagatgataccacccttatggcagaaagtgaagaactaaagagcctcttgatgaaagtgaaagaggagagtgaaaaattggcttaaagctcaacactcagaaaactaagatcatggcatctggtcccatcacttcatggcaaatggatggggaaacgttggaaacaatggctgactttacttttctgggctccaaaatcactgcagatggtgactgcagccatgaaattaaaagacgcttactccttggaagaaaagttatgaccaacctagatagcatattcaaaagcagagacattactttgccaacaaaggtctgtctagtcaaggctatggtttttctagtggtcatgtatggatgtgagagttggactgtgaagaaagctgagcaccgaagaattgatgcttttgaactgtggtgttggagaagactgcaaggagatccaaccagtccatcctaaaggagatcagtcctgggtgttcattggagggactgatgttgaagctgaaactccaatactttgtccacctgatgcaaagaactgactcatttgaaaagaccctgatgctgggaaagattgggggcaggaagacaaggggacgacagaggatgagatggttggatggtatcaccgactcaatgaacatgggtttgggtcgattccgggagttggtgatggacagggaggcctggcgtgcggcggttcacggggtcacaaagagtcggacacgactgagcaactgaactgaactgaactctggacTGCAGGATTAATAATTAACGGTAACTTTTGCTTTAGCAGACCTTTCTTCCACTCAAGCAATAGCGGACTGCACATACTCCAGGAGACCTCACAAAGCAGTTTAGCGAGTGTCCCTACGACCACCAACGGGAGTAGCTCTAAGGTTCCAACTGCGAAGGCCTTTTAAGGAGGTGGAGAGACGCCAAGCCCTGCCCTTGACTCCGACTGGCCACGCCTTTTCCGTCGGGATCTGGATGGCGGTGACAGTGACGCTGGAGCCGGCCGGCCGCTGCCGCTGGGACGAGCCCGTGCGCATCGCCGTGCGCGGACTGGCGCCGGGGCAGCCGGTCACGCTGCGCGCGTCCCTGCGCGACGAGAAGGGCGCGCTCTTCAGGGCCCACGCGCGCTACTGCGCCGACGCCGCCGGCCTGCTGGACCTGGAGCGCGCGCCCGCGCTGGGCGGCAGCTTCGCGGGGCTCGAGCCCATGGGGCTCTTCTGGGCTATGGAGCCTGAGGAGCCCTTAATGCGGCTAGTGAAGCGGGACGTGCAGACGCCCTTCGCCGTGGAGCTGGAGGTGCTCGACGGTCACGAACCCGAGGCCCAGCGGCTCCTGGGCCGGGCGGTGCACGAACGCGACTTCCTGGCGCCCGGGGTGCGGCGCGAGCCGGTGCGCGCGGGCCGGGTGCGCGGCACGCTCTTCCTGCCGCCAGGTGAGCCGCCCCCTTCCCAGGCTGTTGTGGAAAGCTGGGTGTAGTCCCGAGGCCCTGGCCGGCCCCTTGTCAGCCTACGGAACCCTGTGGTTGTGGAACTTCTTCAGACTCGCCCCCAAGCTCCAGAGTCTACCAAGAATTCTGGGTGACAGTTTCTCCTGTAAATTTCAGTGCACTGCCTGGAGGTACTGCCACTcccttgaaagtgaagttgctcagtcgtgttcgagtctttgagaccccatggactgtagcataccaggttcctctgtccatgagattttccaggcaagaatactggagtgggttgccatttccttctcccttagcTGTATGCTAAAAGTGCATTCAGCCGACTCAAAAAGGACATTTATGCTGCTTACGTGCCAGCCACACAGCTGTATCTCAGATATTAATACTAATATTAGGCAATGACTTCTGCTGACGTGCAAGAATGATTTTTGCCTTCTTTCACATCAAActtactgaaaaacaaacaaactgcttGCAGGTCCCCTCCTCCTGTCATAAACCGtctgtcagtggttctcaacctggatgattttcccttctccaagggtatttggcaatatctggagacatttttgcttATCACaactgggggagggggtgctaTTGGCACCTAGTGggtagtgggtagaggccagagatgaTGCGAAAAGCCCACAAAGCACAGGAcagccccacaacaaagaattatcttgcTCAAAGTTATCAATAGTGCTAAGGTTAGAAACCCTAGTCTAAGTAAAAACAAGATGCTTGCTAGGTAAAAGTGGTCTGCAAACCGAACAGCTGACCCACCCCTTCCAACCAAATTCCTGACTGAAACCCCTACTATATACAACTGCTGGAGCTGCCACTGTTCACAGAATCCCTAAACTGAATCCTGTGATTACTCTCCAAAACAAGAAGCCCTACTTTATTCTTACAGTTCTTAGCAATTTACAACCTTAACTGGTCGCTGCCCACTCAACTATGAACTCCTGGGGCTGGAACTGTGACTTACGTATCTCCATATCTCTATATTCCTAGAGGCTTACACAGGGATATAAAAGAAGCTCAATAAATAATGCTGACTGATTCAGTAAGAATCTTCTAAagactttcagttttttaaaatttttttcactgcCCAACCATGATGTTTCAATTAAGTCAACTGTTATCTTTCAGTACTACTGTGGCCCACTTAAAATTTATTGTGTTCTGACTTAAAGACGTTATGTAAACAATGTAGAAAAGTTcaatcatttaacaaatatatacTAAATCAAGGATTATGCTACTTACAGTAACTAGCAAAGTCAGACATGGGCCTCACTGTACCTCCCATCTAATAGAGTATATAGGCAACTATAGCTGGACCGATGAATGGTAAGTGCTATGATATGGGAATTGTAGGCCCAGGGTGCTGGTAGGAACAAATAAAAAGCTACCTAATTCAACTCAGCCTGAGGGGGCTGGTGGGGGAGGTTGGGAAAGCTACCAGGAATGGAGATCTAAACTTAAATTTGAAGACTGATGAATCAAACAGGTCAAAAAAGGTGGCGAGGGGAGGAGAATATTGTACACCATTTTCAGGGGCCAATGAGAACAGAGCACATTTAGGGATGGCATTCTTTAAGGCTGGAGCAGAGAGCATAAGGAGTTAGGGAGTATATTctaataatccattgtatatgtaGAGTGTTTTACAGCTATCAAAGCAttctcaggtgtttttttttttaaggaaaatttggTAGAAATGTATATTTCATGCTGTTATTTCTAACTTGGTTTgtattatcattattgttttttgcaaatatgtgaaaatttctGGAGAAAATAAGGCATTTTGTTCCCCCCTTCTCCCCAaagtttatttagaaaaaaagtaaaaagagtcCTCCTCTACCTTAACACCCCCACTTCATGCCCAACCTTCCTtgctttaaaaaatcctttttgcTGACCAAATTCTGAAACTCAAAAATGTCTTCTTAGTGCCTAAAACCCTTATGATTTGTGGTGCTCTCCAGGCAGCAAACCTTTCCCTGGAATCCTCGACCTGTTTGGAAGTAGTGGTGGCGTTTGTGAATACAGGGCCAGCCTTCTGGCCGGACATGGTTTTGCTGTGCTTGCCCTGGCTTATTTCAGATTCGAAGACCTCCCTGAACATCTGAATGATGTGTGCCTGGAGTATTTTGAAGAAGCCGTGGACTTCATGCTACAGCATCCAAAGGTGGGTTCTGGTGCTTGCCTGAATGCAGAGCAGAGCAGGTGAAGCCAACACAGGGCTGGATCCAAAAGCTCTGCCAGGACACCCAAGGCTGGAAATATGGCATGACACACAAAGGCTTATTCAAAAGTTGTTAggattattgttttcatttctaccTGTTTATCTTCAATCCCCTGTGACTCAACTGTTTAGTTCCCTTTAGTTCTTGATCAGaattcaaagagttggacttaaaAGTCACTAACCTTAAGTTCTGGTTCTGGGTCTACTACCAAGTGGCCTTATAATCCTGAATAAAGGAGGTGCCCTCTCTGGGAttcaatttttctcatttataagaTTAATGTaggttcttccctggtggtccagtggtggtcCACTTGCACTTACACTGCGGGGGGCAGAGGtgtgatctctggtcagggaactaagatcctgcatgcgcgccccctacccccccccccaaaattaatGCAAATGTGTAGAGAAGAAAAGTTTGCCTATAAAGAGATTTTTGAAGGAATCGGTGACATTT is a window of Ovis canadensis isolate MfBH-ARS-UI-01 breed Bighorn chromosome 7, ARS-UI_OviCan_v2, whole genome shotgun sequence DNA encoding:
- the ACOT6 gene encoding acyl-coenzyme A thioesterase 6, whose amino-acid sequence is MAVTVTLEPAGRCRWDEPVRIAVRGLAPGQPVTLRASLRDEKGALFRAHARYCADAAGLLDLERAPALGGSFAGLEPMGLFWAMEPEEPLMRLVKRDVQTPFAVELEVLDGHEPEAQRLLGRAVHERDFLAPGVRREPVRAGRVRGTLFLPPGSKPFPGILDLFGSSGGVCEYRASLLAGHGFAVLALAYFRFEDLPEHLNDVCLEYFEEAVDFMLQHPKVKGPGVGLLGYSKGGDLCLSMASFLKGITATVVINACVANTLAPLCYKDMIIPELSYDLKKYTITESGFLNFVDIWGNPLEKTNHQSLIPLEKAQGPFLFIVSMDDHNWKSEVYAHIASERLQAHGKDRPQIIYYPGTGHCIEPPYFPLCRASVHAVLGQPVFHGGEPKAHSNAQADAWQQIQTFFQKHLNGKKSVRPSKL